From one Plasmodium malariae genome assembly, chromosome: 12 genomic stretch:
- the PmUG01_12076600 gene encoding conserved Plasmodium protein, unknown function, which translates to MKDPTSDMYEDGNDKNVNFEDVYKRIVVKDKLLDEKKRKSIFKNIVEVSKMKDYNSIMKYEYILKLHFFSSNVNVLNIYKLTKCEYEKEFDEVAKCLKSNILLSIVDTNTINDNSSEHIGEYFLKNYEELRNFDYVIGNTDYPLGFEQNTNGTFKVYLFKIIPSKTLLLNNSNFGYIEKNEIPNSYDSIAVDRSLYCMRMNSKGGAEKKGGNDHRNNSIRNGHYTYNRYYINSYSNSPFSRGYNGKNGLPYSYIYKVKNSEQVLPLLLIEFEFKCLRVDVSVPVCENCCSAQAIYYCYNDKVHLCDICDIKHHEKNKILKNHKRIHISESPYQFGKCAYHPNELIENVCMKCFCSLCPNCILIGNHSRGTYRNHPITNIKDAFILSYQKKSLSDINLENRKIRIIHLLKKKHKQLSEIYSNYTSLQKRIDTLYKYIINELKNVKKKKIEFLMALKRSVLSELLTIEWMDAFFFHTKLSLKFSDFILYQKKHELLIEFLTAKVKETNFFKYIPHWVFQKIYVHSDLYIYEDNFYKINLANHASIDNTIIGKKERNHNKDCLLKISENKLESMYNFNTMFNDKNRHFALYDDDKLKEHHDDRNECYAKLALTHQAGSRDHARGKAGVMNETEVRDEEAAVDVATGTEAEALMNLLYDGNPFSGKNREYHKYDMMNKEDINEVIELRENYCSIYELTSEKQSNNHLLLYTIFKNEKMMEKQAEMSNMKNSYIYKELWKNLLNYKYLNIIHILKVRYSYYNTLELATSFLNISNYYNMLEDLVRHIIKHEIYTLFNKNIDYHTKMKVTQLLDTCTTLLCIRNFKLSFLVDKYVEMCYVEVEKNENQILEEVKNIRGKDMYLYEVYLEQKKGHNCIVQNGGRKGDRADENSERVHTATQHTSVINGTVADEQSADLNINEKRSKGEEKELGIRENEKKGITTKNLGNRLGEEDYTMLEEDNFISEEVINQMNNDVEHNKWINKNEHENRTSDIINDKEKEEFDMLNKIKEYIYIYMEKLINDIINIPHKDLNDSIRFLFYLIHDEIDGTNKSIIMNQKNFSIHTLTLCLDLFLNSILYPYIIYVHEHNISKSIKKNSLLYQKVILLFAQTLREISIYTFQIYNIGIYENNIKIIINDIRNNKIMQGKMTNDNMFFLDSSQKLFRWIIKNLEAPRYYSPIKWNPNESIERSYERVVSEIISIDKSTAENCVNENVDYNILFSTINFKDILALCYSVERDNA; encoded by the exons ATGAAGGATCCAACGAGTGATATGTATGAAGATGGGAATGATAAGAATGTCAATTTTGAAGatgtatataaaagaattgtGGTTAAGGACAAGTTATTAGATgaaaagaagaggaagagtATATTTAAGAACATTGTTGAAGTGAGTAAGATGAAAGATTACAATTCAATTATGAAATAtgagtatatattaaaacttcattttttcagTAGTAAtgtaaatgttttaaatatatacaaattaacaaaatgtGAATACGAAAAAGAGTTTGATGAAGTAGCTAAATGCTTAAAGAGCAATATATTACTTAGTATAGTTGATACGAACacaataaatgataatagtAGTGAACATATTggagaatattttttaaaaaattatgaagaattAAGAAACTTTGATTATGTTATTGGTAATACTGATTACCCTTTAGGATTTGAACAGAATACGAATGGCACATTTaaggtatatttatttaaaattataccgAGTAAAACTCTTTTATTAAACAATAGTAATTTTGGATATATCGAAAAGAATGAAATTCCTAATTCCTATGATTCCATTGCTGTTGATAGAAGTCTATACTGTATGCGAATGAATTCAAAAGGGGGTGCcgaaaaaaaagggggaaatGATCATCGGAATAATAGTATTAGGAATGGCCATTACACGTACAATAGGTACTACATCAACAGTTACAGTAACAGCCCCTTTAGTAGGGGGTATAACGGAAAGAATGGACTTCCGTATAGCTACATATATAAGGTTAAAAATTCGGAGCAAGTACTTCCTTTGCTACTGATAGAGTTTGAATTCAAATGTTTGAGGGTAGATGTTAGTGTTCCTGTATGTGAGAACTGTTGTAGCGCTCAAGCAATTTACTACTGTTATAATGACAAAGTTCATTTATGTGATATATGTGATATAAAACATCacgagaaaaataaaattttaaaaaatcataaaagAATTCATATATCGGAGTCCCCATATCAATTCGGAAAATGTGCTTATCATCCAAATGAATTAATtgaaaatgtatgtatgaaaTGTTTTTGTAGTCTTTGTCCAAATTGTATACTAATAGGTAATCATTCTAGAGGTACTTATCGTAATCATCcaataacaaatataaaagatgCGTTTATATTGTCATATCAGAAAAAGTCCTTAAGTGAtataaatttagaaaataggAAGATTagaataatacatttattaaaaaagaaacataaaCAGTTATCTGAAATTTATTCTAATTATACATCTttacaaaaaagaatagatacattatataagtatataataaatgaattaaagaatgttaaaaagaaaaaaatagaatttcTAATGGCTTTAAAAAGGTCTGTGTTATCAGAACTACTAACAATAGAATGGATggatgcatttttttttcatactaaattatctttaaaattttcagaCTTCATATTATATCAAAAGAAACATGAACTACTTATTGAATTTTTAACTGCAAAAGTGAAAGAAACCAacttctttaaatatattcctCATTGGGttttccaaaaaatatatgttcattcagatttgtacatttatgaagacaatttttacaaaatcaATTTAGCTAACCATGCAAGTATAGATAACACAATAATCGGGAAAAAGGAGAGAAATCATAATAAAGACTGTCTTCTAAAAATAAGTGAGAATAAACTAGAATCCATGTACAATTTTAACACCATGTTTAACGACAAAAATAGGCACTTTGCTCTTTACGATGACGATAAGTTGAAGGAGCATCATGACGACAGAAACGAGTGCTATGCGAAATTAGCTTTAACACATCAAGCAGGAAGTAGAGACCATGCAAGGGGAAAAGCGGGGGTGATGAATGAAACAGAGGTGAGAGATGAAGAGGCAGCGGTGGACGTAGCAACAGGGACAGAAGCTGAAGCCCTTATGAACTTGCTTTATGACGGCAATCCTTTTAGTGGAAAGAATAGGGAGTATCATAAATACGATATGATGAACAAAGAGGATATAAATGAAGTAATTGAGCTTAGAGAGAACTACTGTTCCATTTATGAGTTAACTAGTGAGAAACAGAGCAACAATCATTTActattatatacaattttcaaaaacgaaaaaatgaTGGAGAAACAAGCAGAAATGTCAAATATGAagaattcatatatttataaagaattatggaaaaatttattaaattataaatatttaaatattatacacatattaAAAGTAAGATATAGTTATTACAATACATTAGAATTAGCTACttcatttttgaatatttcaaattattataatatgttaGAAGATCTCGTAAGGCATATAATTAAAcatgaaatatatacactgttcaataaaaatatcgATTATCATACTAAAATGAAAGTAACTCAATTGTTAGATACATGTACTACCTTATTGTGTATCAGGAATTTTAAATTGTCCTTTCTTGTTGACAAATACGTAGAGATGTGTTATGTTGAGGtggagaaaaatgaaaatcagATCTTAGAAgaggtaaaaaatataagggGGAAggatatgtatttgtatgaaGTTTACTTAGAGCAAAAAAAAGGTCATAACTGTATCGTGCAGAACGGTGGTAGGAAGGGGGACAGAGCTGATGAAAATTCTGAACGAGTTCATACAGCTACTCAACATACGTCTGTCATCAATGGAACGGTAGCTGATGAACAAAGTGCagatttaaatataaatgagaAACGGAGCAAAGGGGAGGAGAAAGAACTGGGGATTAgagaaaacgaaaaaaaaggaattacaACAAAAAACTTAGGAAATAGGTTAGGAGAGGAAGATTATACTATGCTAGAAGAAGACAACTTCATATCTGAAGAAGTAATTAACCAAATGAATAACGATGTGGAACATAACAAATGGATAAACAAGAATGAACACGAAAATAGAACAAGtgatattataaatgataaggaaaaggaagaatTTGATATgctaaacaaaataaaagagtatatatatatatatatggaaaaattaataaacgatataataaacataccACATAAGGATTTGAATGATAGTATacgatttttattttacttaatacATGACGAAATTGATGgaacaaataaaagtataataatgaatcaaaaaaattttagtatACATACCTTAACATTATGTCTAgatttatttctaaattcTATTCTATATCCGTACATTATCTATGTACATGAACATAATATTAGtaaaagcataaaaaaaaattcgttATTATATCAAAAAGTAATATTACTATTTGCTCAGACGTTAAGAGAAATATCTATATACACCTTccagatatataatataggaatatatgaaaataatattaaaataattataaatgatattaGAAATAACAAAATCATGCAGGGGAAAATGACAAACGATAACATGTTTTTCTTGGACTCCTCTCAAAAG CTTTTTAGGTGGATTATCAAAAACTTAGAGGCCCCCAGGTACTACTCTCCAATCAAGTGGAATCCCAATGAAAGCATAGAAAGGAGCTACGAAAGAGTTGTAAGCGAAATTATAAGCATCGACAAATCTACGGCGGAGAATTGTGTCAATGAAAATGTTgattataacatattatttagTACTATAAATTTTAAGGATATTTTGGCTCTGTGTTATTCCGTGGAAAGAGACAATGCGTGA
- the PmUG01_12076700 gene encoding stromal-processing peptidase, putative, translating to MIKTNGIFLFYSFILNLVCCLNSNLRKKAYILYSPKSTKSTKSPFRRWNNPQNNDMGELHEDEDLIRYELPNRLTSIIYKKRKNTKRKRYILHNENHIILPSNKISEEYKSCTNPIDYNYEELHVYMEVNTGSINEKKNQQGISHLCEHVSYMGSKNRKNIIDKNIRTNAYTDFHHVVFYISISLNNEIYKENSFSNFAHDGFIKNINEEEIENFDIYSVDEFNYKHTILSQCIETMIEVLKGETQFNKERIIKEKKAIFSEYSIINTVEYKMNSDIIKTLHKENRLSHRLPIGKLELLKRYDEKDIKQYFDLFFRPENVNLFVYGDINVDIAQKLINKKFENIKGKDLTRDETAYLNILNENTLKSRNKNLPAVVHAFGSNSSKGYEANGYSPERNDDSCTSVVDERNNEYIDDNIIDSEKLKELKKKNQNEIMSELQFRSYLEDKYAVNLEEEKTLNRRDIKNITTDVRIFKYSLNNVNINILLKEEIKSITTLEDYKISIMKDIIFYCLSFRFNIHRNDLFNSIDINEYTNINEGATIRTIEIKTTIKSFEKTINAFYTFIKSLRMYGLSNDELRNYKINEIECDEEEEANKHGTTKNMKLIHPEKNEDEEYILDTKINETYTDEIQKIIDYNSCKHVYINEKREKKIKKKIFDNLKIEEINVYAKQYFEYIFNIFSEGTNFKPNCIIIHVPYNHFDTYNKKDIKKLFFDNIYSKEQIPNLSLNIQSKLLSPQYIYENITKKLRIAKYVQPRTTSTKISVFNYILNKINKIKKDYEHICPLQNLNTVPNFALFKICYNVEIDKNHIEETNTEVQKKNDVKWDYLKKEETYHMYEMHEMCKQNGKDTKEQSVKQGNYEKMQSVQDKNIKDNGNILNLKKYILSNKGQKQVENYELMNGIKVNLFKTNIDKKYIYLRLIIPHMDILKTKKYNVFLLLFSVICLFEGGEIENVGREHVEIHCSNRSINIYIDLNDEYFFIDICTYNKYENINSAFSILNNILLQTKVEQSALLRVVDKLKKDFFEYKNNLQVMLNCLIKPRSFLLGQTISYLSDGAIGYQNFNLKETENISLETVQHKLRELFRDLSLFEITIVGDISPFIHYYILHFLGTLQGGKKINTEKGISTDTREHIRTNATIDVETDENFTSKNYRTSNCITLPISSDEENDLRYEYNLLCPLKNFEAKSKEITYVYLNEKEEHAVFLLIGKSANYFGFLSNGIHISFYLLQFLKKMLFQFPQTNGKKEEEKKALTTEFDKIKGHLNIKQYTEENLNEFFKKRRKLYTNPLFFNVVSYIIQYILNSKFFHYLREKKELTYDSSFEFLNYEKYFTGFFTLLVQTNPKDLQLIKKEVLSCFEDFTKNFYNFSDYLIENAKLSYLNKKNKDLKYFVDKISGMQLKDFPLKYRNKFLLKDNLILNKIEKIDILLVLYVLFNQTQSYHISYGISSPEDVWKVMYKNINKI from the exons ATGGGCGAACTACATGAAGATGAGGACTTGATAAGGTACGAATTGCCAAACCGGCTGACCAgtataatatacaaaaaaagaaagaacacaaaaagaaaaagatacaTTCTTCATAATGAAAATCATATAATACTACcatcaaataaaatttccGAAGAATATAAAAGTTGCACTAACCCAATTGACTACAATTATGAAGAGCTACATGTGTACATGGAAGTAAACACAGGTAGTATTAACGAAAAGAAAAACCAGCAAGGGATCAGTCACTTGTGCGAGCATGTATCCTATATGGGTTCAAA aaataggaaaaatattatagacAAAAACATCAGAACGAATGCTTACACAGATTTTCATCATGTGGTTTTTTACATAAGTATAAGTCTGAACAACGAGATATACAAAGAAAACAGCTTCAGTAACTTTGCACATGAtggttttataaaaaatataaatgaagaggagattgaaaattttgataTTTATAGTGTTGATGAGTTTAACTACAAACACACAATTCTATCACAATGTATTGAAACAATGATAGAAGTCCTAAAAGGGGAAACACAGTTTAACAAAGAAAGAatcataaaagaaaagaaggcGATTTTTTCAGAGTACAGCATTATTAATACTGTAGAATACAAAATGAACTCCGATATCATAAAAACATTGCACAAGGAAAATAG ACTAAGTCACAGACTGCCCATAGGAAAACTGGAGCTACTAAAGCGGTACGACGAAAAAGACATAAAGCAATATTTCGATTTGTTCTTTAGACCAGAAAATGTAAACTTATTTGTATATGGAGATATAAATGTGGATATTGCTCAaaagttaataaataaaaaatttgaaaatataaaaggtaAGGATTTAACAAGGGATGAAACggcatatttaaatattttaaacgAAAATACATTGAAGTCGAGAAATAAGAACCTCCCAGCAGTTGTGCACGCATTTGGTAGCAATTCTTCAAAGGGATATGAAGCGAATGGATATTCTCCTGAAAGAAATGACGATAGTTGTACTAGTGTAGTAGATGAAAggaataatgaatatatagaTGACAATATTATTGATAGCGAAAAGCTTAaagaactaaaaaaaaaaaatcaaaacgAAATTATGAGTGAATTACAATTTAGATCCTACCTGGAGGATAAATATGCTGTAAATttagaagaagaaaaaacgCTAAATAGAagagatataaaaaatattacaactGATGTGAggatatttaaatattcgttaaacaatgtaaatataaacattttgctaaaagaagaaataaaaagtattacgACATTGGAGGATTATAAAATATCTATAATGAAagatatcattttttattgtttatcATTTCGATTTAATATACACCGAAATGATTTATTTAATAGTATAgatattaatgaatatacaaatataaatgaaggAGCTACGATACGAactatagaaataaaaaccACTATAAAATCTTttgaaaaaacaataaacgctttttatacttttataaaaagccTAAGAATGTATGGCTTAAGTAATGATGAGTTGCgaaattataaaatcaaTGAAATCGAATGTgatgaagaagaggaagCTAATAAACATGGTACAACCAAAAATATGAAGCTGATACATCCtgagaaaaatgaagatgaagaatatattttagataCAAAGATTAATGAAACGTACACAGatgaaattcaaaaaattatagattaCAATTCTTGTAAGCATGtctatattaatgaaaaaagagaaaagaaaattaaaaaaaaaatattcgatAATctaaaaatagaagaaataaatgtatatgctAAACagtattttgaatatatatttaatatattcagtGAAGGTACAAATTTTAAGCCTAACTGTATTATTATACACGTTCCTTATAACCATTTTGATACgtataacaaaaaagatattaaaaaattatttttcgaTAACATATATTCAAAGGAACAAATTCCAAATTTGTCTCTAAACATTCAAAGTAAATTGTTATCTCctcagtatatatatgaaaacatTACCAAAAAATTACGAATAGCAAAATATGTACAACCCCGTACGACTAGCACAAAAATAAGCGTTTTCAATTATattctaaataaaattaataaaataaaaaaggactACGAGCACATATGTCCATTGCAAAATTTGAATACAGTACCAAATTTCGCCTTGTTTAAAATATGCTACAACGTAGAAATAGACAAAAACCATATCGAAGAGACTAACACAGAGgtacaaaaaaagaatgacGTTAAGTGGGACTacttaaaaaaggaagaaactTATCATATGTACGAAATGCATGAAATGTGTaaacaaaatggaaaagatACTAAAGAACAATCAGTAAAACAAGGAAACTACGAAAAAATGCAAAGTGTGcaagataaaaatatcaaagATAATGGGAATATATTGAACTTAAAAAAGTACATTTTATCAAATAAAGGTCAAAAGCAAGTAGAAAATTACGAATTAATGAATGgaataaaagtaaatttatttaaaacaaacatagataaaaaatatatttacttgaGGTTAATTATACCACATATGGATATATtgaaaacgaaaaaatataatgtcttccttttgttattttctgttatttgtttatttgaaGGAGGTGAAATCGAAAACGTTGGTAGAGAACATGTAGAAATACACTGCAGTAATAgaagtataaatatttacattgaCCTAAATGATGAGTACTTCTTTATTGATATCTGTACatacaataaatatgaaaatattaactcTGCCTTTTCTATTCTAAACAATATCTTATTGCAAACAAAGGTAGAACAGTCTGCTCTACTAAGAGTCGTTGACAAGTTAAAGAAGGATTTCTTTGAGTATAAAAACAACCTCCAGGTAATGCTCAACTGTTTGATCAAACCGCGA TCTTTTTTGCTGGGACAAACGATTTCATACCTATCCGATGGGGCAATTGGttatcaaaattttaatcTAAAAGAGACAGAAAATATAAGCCTAGAAACTGTTCAGCATAAGCTAAGGGAATTGTTTAGAGACTTATCGCTATTTGAGATAACCATTGTAGGGGATATTTCTCCTTTTATTCATTACtacattttacattttctagGTACTTTAcaagggggaaaaaaaataaacaccGAAAAGGGGATCAGCACAGATACGCGTGAACATATAAGAACTAATGCTACAATAGATGTAGAGACTgatgaaaattttacaaGTAAAAACTACAGAACGAGTAACTGCATTACATTACCTATCAGTAGTGATGAGGAGAACGACTTACGGTACGAGTACAATTTATTGTGCcccttaaaaaattttgaagcAAAATCAAAGGAAAttacatatgtttatttaaatgaaaaggaagaacatgctgtttttttattaataggAAAAAGTGCAAACTATTTCGGTTTTTTAAGTAATGGTATACATATCTCTTTCtatttattacaatttttaaaaaaaatgctctTCCAGTTCCCCCAAACAAATGgcaaaaaagaagaggaaaaaaaagcacTTACTACAGaatttgataaaattaaaggtCATTTAAACATAAAGCAATATACGGAAGAAAACTtgaatgaattttttaagaaaagaagaaaattatatacaaacccactattttttaatgtcgtatcttatattattcagtacattttaaatagtaaattttttcattatttgagagaaaaaaaagagttaaCATATGATTCGTCctttgaatttttaaattatgagaaatattttacaGGATTTTTCACCCTACTGGTTCAAACAAATCCAAAAGATTtacaattaataaaaaaagaagtctTATCATGTTTTGAagattttacaaaaaatttctataatttttctgattatttaattgaaaatGCAAAGTTgtcttatttaaataaaaaaaataaagactTGAAATATTTTGTTGACAAAATTTCTGGTATGCAGTTAAAAGACTTTCCTCtcaaatatagaaataaatttttattaaaagacaatctaatattaaataaaatagaaaaaattgatattCTTTTAGTTTTATATGTTCTATTTAATCAAACACAAAGTTACCACATCTCCTATGGAATTTCCTCCCCTGAAGATGTGTGGAAAGTcatgtacaaaaatattaacaaaatttga